One window of Triticum dicoccoides isolate Atlit2015 ecotype Zavitan chromosome 5A, WEW_v2.0, whole genome shotgun sequence genomic DNA carries:
- the LOC119300312 gene encoding probable bifunctional methylthioribulose-1-phosphate dehydratase/enolase-phosphatase E1 — translation MSTGGAESAAAEAMASEAYLAGDAVREARELVAELCRHFYLQGWVTGTGGSITVKANDPTVPLAQQLIVMSPSGVQKERMAAEDMYVMSAEGKVISAPVAKPWPHKHPKCSDCAPLFMKSYLMRGAGAVIHSHGMETCMATMLNPGAKEFRMTHMEMIKGIKGHGYTDELVIPIIENTPYEYELTDSLAEAIAAYPKATAVLVRNHGIYVWGDSWINAKTQAECYHYLLDAAMKMYQLGIDWTTPEHGPINSAKRLRSVASLGVPNGCHTAKSSKHCVVLDIEGTTTPISFVTDVMFPYARDNVRKHLTSTYDSEETKEDIKLLRIQVEEDLKIGVVGATPVAPDDAGKEEVVSSLVANVEAMIKADRKITSLKQLQGHIWRTGFERKELKGVVFEDVPEALKNWQSQGMKVYIYSSGSREAQRLLFGHTSYGDLRQFLCGFFDTTTGNKREARSYFEISQSLGVDNPSQILFITDVLQEAVAAKSAGFEVIISIRPGNAPLPANHGFRTISSFSEI, via the exons ATGTCGACCGGTGGCGCAGAGTctgcggcggcggaggcgatggCCTCGGAGGCGTACCTGGCGGGCGACGCTGTGAGGGAGGCGCGGGAGCTGGTGGCGGAGCTCTGCCGCCACTTCTACCTGCAGGGGTGGGTCACCGGCACCGGCGGCAGCATCACCGTCAAGGCCAACGACCCCACCGTGCCCCTCGCGCAGCAGCTCATCGTCATGTCCCCGTCCG GCGTGCAGAAGGAGAGGATGGCAGCAGAGGACATGTACGTGATGTCAGCAGAGGGCAAGGTGATATCTGCACCAGTAGCAAAGCCATGGCCACACAAGCATCCAAAGTGTTCAGACTGTGCACCTCTGTTCATGAAG TCTTATCTAATGCGAGGAGCTGGAGCTGTGATTCATAGCCATGGCATGGAGACTTGCATGGCCACAATGCTCAATCCTGGTGCAAAGGAGTTCAGG ATGACACATATGGAGATGATTAAAGGAATCAAAGGTCATGGGTACACCGATGAATTGGTGATTCCCATAATTGAAAATACTCCTTATGAGTATGAGCTCACAGACTCTCTAGCTGAAGCG ATCGCAGCATACCCTAAGGCAACTGCTGTCCTGGTACGGAACCATGGAATTTATGTGTGGGGTGACTCCTGGATCAATGCCAAGACACAG GCTGAATGCTATCATTATCTTCTTGATGCTGCCATGAAGATGTATCAGTTAGGGATTGACTGGACAACTCCTGAGCATGGTCCAATAAACAGTGCCAAAAGATTGCGTAGTGTTGCAAGTCTTGGGGTTCCTAATGGATGTCATACAGCCAAATCATCAAAG CATTGTGTTGTACTTGACATCGAAGGAacaacaacaccaatatcatttgTGACTGATGTTATGTTTCCTTATGCCCGTGATAATGTGCGGAAGCATCTGACTTCTACATACGATTCCGAGGAAACCAAAGAAGACATCAAACTTTTACGCATCCAA GTCGAAGAAGACCTGAAAATTGGAGTTGTTGGGGCTACTCCAGTTGCACCGGATGATGCTGGCAAAGAAGAGGTTGTCAGTTCTTTAGTCGCTAATGTTGAAGCAATGATCAAAGCAGACCGGAAGATTACATCATTGAAACAACTTCAG GGACATATATGGAGGACTGGGTTTGAAAGGAAAGAACTGAAAGGAGTTGTTTTTGAGGATGTTCCCGAGGCACTGAAGAACTGGCAATCTCAGGGTATGAAG GTTTACATATACTCAAGTGGCAGTAGAGAGGCACAGAGGCTACTATTTGGACATACATCTTATGGTGATCTGCGGCAATTTCTGTGTGGTTTTTTCGACACCACAACCGG AAACAAAAGAGAAGCAAGGAGTTATTTTGAGATCTCGCAATCACTTGGGGTGGACAATCCGTCTCAAATCTTATTCATCACAGATGTGTTGCAAGAAGCCGTTGCCGCAAAGAGTGCAG GTTTCGAGGTAATAATCTCCATTCGCCCGGGGAACGCACCGCTTCCTGCGAATCATGGCTTCCGGACTATCAGTTCCTTCAGTGAGATCTGA